Proteins from one Oryza sativa Japonica Group chromosome 12, ASM3414082v1 genomic window:
- the LOC107275722 gene encoding disease resistance protein RGA4-like, producing the protein MDIFRAVESASVKIFDLIKTEYELRNKMENKIKSISLVMNMMNVFISSSSRSKAEAFGEKWVMQLQELLYDMEDALDLMGPKTKVSFPKRALRTVGLMDPRPQHILLIQELDERLKILLELWDQFRDQSGEDTPATTKPDETAGPRVPLGCRLAPVGIQHHKDDLIDLLQHVDGQPKQLRVISIVGFRGVGKTTLANEVYCHDDGSDGEPFDCKAFVRVAWSAPLAAESKDDAARLLKETVYQLHCASADINDNTDIMTLRETICKFLEDKRYLIVIDDVRKDEVWAEIEGAFPKESSSRIIVTTSVQSVAKKCSLGGFMYRLEGLNEVDSDKLLWQLVGCDRNELPQDVQSHSVDIVRKCDGLPLALTGVAEYVRLKLEDLRRGELRCSAIVRDLGNNLAGRLHNAAFKAAHATLKECYEGLYSHDLKTCLLSVSMFPKNYSIRRKSLVRRWMAEQLVPVPFDGQEHASTVADKNFEKLVDRIMIQRADDEEDPAPAVVPGAVKNKCRVQGVLLDFLHNKSVSSKFARLIQNGEHLQTTSGDNNLGPRRLAIVYDPKANRAGGGNSNKAKLAEMVEGLDLSHVRSLTAAGTELSDFKLKRCKVLRVLDLDGCTGITGGVLRRICKLKVLRYLSLRGTTIDACGLPAEIAEMRFLETLDVRDIVIVVRGSKSKAEEDHVATITLPCNVLCLPYLKYLFGAFELPRDIAGPARGGLALWPKAARASGGAAAQACKLHTLAGIFIGGGDREGHQRLQNLFGLMHQDRLKKIKIWWNKKGVKGSKPKPTTAHTDLLVKFLENRCFTLESLSLDFGDESLDFLDFAPVNAHLPCKIESVKLRGKLSKLPAFITANEHTMLDHALSKLYLSYTGLSCEALLLLQCLPNLKYLKLIEDNSNFTDGTLTLNDARGFRSLRGLHVQAPKLPKVIIVVSGKDKTVAMKHLTTLQLLCKDISGFQAAHIDYFHRLEQVVLLKSSLDINEKTAMEWEEARKKHMNRPRIDTIECRGQDQ; encoded by the exons ATGGATATTTTCCGTGCCGTTGAGTCTGCCAGCGTGAAGATCTTTGATCTGATCAAAACCGAGTATGAGCTGAGAAACAAGATGGAGAATAAGATCAAGTCCATTAGTTTGGTTATGAATATGATGAATGTCTTTATCAGCAGTTCATCAAGGAGCAAAGCCGAGGCCTTTGGTGAGAAATGGGTCATGCAGCTCCAAGAATTGCTGTACGACATGGAGGATGCCCTAGATCTGATGGGTCCCAAGACTAAAGTCTCGTTTCCCAAACGTGCTCTGCGCACGGTGGGCTTGATGGATCCCCGACCTCAGCACATCCTCCTGATCCAGGAGTTAGATGAAAGGCTGAAAATACTGCTGGAGCTATGGGATCAGTTCAGAGATCAAAGCGGAGAGGATacaccggcgacgacgaagcCGGACGAAACTGCCGGTCCCAGAGTTCCCTTGGGCTGCAGGCTTGCCCCAGTGGGCATCCAGCACCACAAGGATGATCTTATTGACCTGCTTCAGCATGTCGATGGCCAACCGAAGCAGCTGAGGGTGATCTCCATCGTGGGGTTCCGCGGCGTCGGGAAGACCACCCTCGCTAATGAAGTGTACTGCCACGACGACGGTTCCGATGGCGAGCCGTTCGACTGCAAGGCCTTCGTGCGGGTGGCGTGGTCGGCGCCACTAGCAGCGGAGAGCAAAGACGATGCAGCCAGACTCCTCAAGGAAACTGTCTATCAACTTCATTGTGCGTCGGCCGATATCAACGACAACACCGATATCATGACATTGCGCGAAACTATCTGCAAATTCCTCGAGGACAAGAG gtaTCTGATTGTGATTGATGATGTGCGGAAAGACGAAGTCTGGGCGGAGATCGAAGGCGCCTTCCCCAAGGAGAGCAGCAGCCGAATAATCGTGACGACGAGCGTGCAATCCGTGGCCAAGAAGTGCAGCTTGGGCGGTTTCATGTACAGGCTGGAAGGACTCAACGAGGTCGACTCCGATAAACTGCTCTGGCAGCTGGTCGGCTGCGATCGAAACGAGCTTCCTCAGGACGTGCAGTCCCACTCGGTTGACATCGTGCGAAAGTGCGACGGTTTGCCGCTTGCGCTCACTGGCGTGGCGGAGTACGTGCGGCTCAAGCTGGAGGATCTGAGACGGGGGGAGCTGAGATGCAGCGCCATCGTTCGTGACCTGGGAAACAACCTCGCAGGCCGGCTGCATAACGCGGCCTTCAAGGCGGCGCACGCGACGCTGAAGGAGTGCTACGAAGGTCTGTACAGCCACGACCTCAAGACGTGCCTGCTGTCGGTGAGCATGTTCCCCAAGAACTACAGCATCAGGAGGAAGAGCTTGGTGCGGCGGTGGATGGCGGAACAGCTGGTCCCCGTCCCCTTCGACGGCCAGGAACACGCGAGCACGGTTGCCGATAAGAATTTCGAGAAGCTGGTGGACCGGATCATGATTCAGCGtgcggacgacgaggaggacccAGCGCCAGCAGTGGTGCCGGGGGCAGTCAAGAACAAGTGCCGGGTCCAAGGTGTCCTGCTCGATTTCCTTCACAACAAGTCGGTCTCCAGCAAGTTCGCCAGGCTAATCCAGAACGGGGAACACCTGCAGACCACCAGCGGCGACAATAACCTCGGCCCCCGCCGGCTAGCCATCGTCTATGATCCTAAGGCTAACAGGGCCGGCGGGGGCAACAGCAACAAGGCTAAGCTGGCGGAGATGGTGGAAGGCTTAGACCTGTCCCACGTCAGGTCGCTTACTGCCGCGGGGACCGAGCTGTCGGACTTCAAGTTGAAACGCTGCAAGGTGCTGCGCGTCCTGGACCTGGACGGGTGCACCGGCATCACCGGCGGCGTGCTCCGCAGAATCTGCAAGCTCAAGGTCCTCAGGTACCTCAGCCTCAGGGGCACCACCATCGATGCCTGCGGTCTCCCCGCGGAGATAGCGGAGATGCGCTTCCTTGAGACGCTGGACGTCCGGGACATCGTGATCGTGGTGCGGGGCTCCAAGTCAAAGGCGGAGGAGGACCACGTGGCCACCATCACCCTGCCTTGCAACGTCCTCTGTCTGCCTTACCTCAAGTACCTTTTTGGCGCCTTCGAGCTGCCACGCGACATCGCAGGCCCAGCTCGCGGTGGCCTAGCCTTGTGGCCGAAAGCTGCTAGAGCGAGTGGTGGCGCTGCTGCCCAGGCCTGCAAGCTACACACTCTCGCCGGCATCTTCATTGGTGGGGGCGATAGAGAGGGGCACCAGCGCCTGCAGAACTTGTTCGGTCTCATGCACCAAGACCGGTTGAAGAAGATTAAGATATGGTGGAACAAGAAGGGCGTCAAGGGATCCAAACCCAAGCCAACCACCGCTCACACTGACCTTCTGGTCAAGTTTCTCGAGAACCGATGCTTCACCCTCGAATCTCTGTCCCTTGATTTCGGCGACGAATCCCTCGACTTCCTGGATTTCGCCCCCGTGAATGCCCATCTTCCGTGCAAGATCGAGTCCGTCAAGCTACGCGGCAAGCTGAGCAAACTGCCAGCCTTCATCACCGCAAATGAACATACGATGCTAGACCACGCTCTCTCCAAGCTATACCTCTCATACACGGGCTTGAGCTGCGAAGCCCTATTGCTCCTGCAGTGCCTTCCAAATCTCAAGTACCTGAAGCTCATCGAAGACAACAGCAACTTCACGGACGGCACACTCACGCTCAACGACGCACGCGGGTTCCGGAGCCTTCGGGGTCTCCACGTGCAGGCCCCCAAGCTTCCCAAGGTGATAATCGTCGTCAGCGGCAAAGACAAAACCGTCGCCATGAAACACCTCACCACCCTCCAGCTCCTCTGCAAAGACATCAGCGGATTCCAGGCTGCTCACATCGATTACTTCCATCGGCTGGAGCAAGTGGTGCTCCTTAAATCATCCCTCGACATCAACGAGAAGACGGCCATGGAATGGGAGGAGGCGAGAAAGAAGCACATGAACAGGCCTAGAATTGATACTATAGAGTGTAGAGGTCAAGATCAGTGA